One genomic window of Candidatus Didemnitutus sp. includes the following:
- a CDS encoding aminodeoxychorismate/anthranilate synthase component II, translating into MLLVIDNYDSFTFNLVQYFGQLGVSMRVFRNDEITPEQAAALNPDRVLISPGPCTPTEAGVSLDMFRVFGGKKPIFGVCLGHQAMGQYFGGKVIRAGRLMHGKMSPILHKNTDIFGGLPSPFQATRYHSLLIERSSLPDCLEITAETAEGEIMGLRHKQMPIWGVQFHPESIATQHGMKMLTNFLELK; encoded by the coding sequence GTGCTGCTCGTCATCGACAATTACGACTCGTTCACCTTCAACCTGGTCCAGTATTTCGGCCAACTCGGGGTGAGCATGCGAGTCTTCCGCAACGACGAGATCACGCCCGAGCAAGCCGCCGCGCTGAATCCCGACCGCGTCCTCATCTCGCCCGGCCCGTGCACCCCCACCGAAGCCGGCGTCAGCCTCGACATGTTCCGCGTCTTCGGCGGCAAAAAACCCATTTTCGGCGTCTGTCTCGGCCACCAAGCCATGGGCCAATACTTCGGCGGCAAAGTCATCCGCGCCGGCCGCCTCATGCACGGCAAGATGTCGCCCATCCTCCACAAAAACACCGACATCTTCGGCGGACTCCCCTCGCCTTTCCAGGCCACACGCTACCACTCGCTGCTCATCGAACGCTCCTCGTTGCCCGACTGCCTCGAAATCACGGCCGAGACCGCGGAAGGCGAAATCATGGGCCTCCGCCACAAACAAATGCCGATCTGGGGTGTCCAATTTCACCCCGAATCCATCGCGACCCAACACGGCATGAAGATGCTGACTAATTTTCTCGAACTGAAGTAG
- a CDS encoding histidine triad nucleotide-binding protein, with product MSKTIFQRIIDREIPAKIAHEDEHCIAIHDINPQAPVHVLVIPKQLIARVAEAQPADQNVLGHLLLSAAAIAKKLGLEPNGFRIVINNGRDGGETVPHLHVHVLGGRPLAWPPG from the coding sequence ATGAGCAAAACCATCTTCCAACGCATCATCGACCGCGAGATTCCCGCCAAGATCGCGCACGAGGATGAGCACTGCATCGCCATCCACGACATCAACCCGCAGGCGCCGGTGCACGTGCTCGTTATCCCGAAGCAACTCATCGCGCGCGTCGCCGAAGCACAGCCGGCCGATCAAAACGTCCTCGGGCACCTCTTGCTCAGCGCCGCTGCCATCGCGAAGAAACTCGGCCTCGAACCGAACGGTTTCCGCATCGTGATCAACAACGGCCGCGACGGCGGCGAGACCGTCCCGCACCTGCACGTCCACGTCCTGGGCGGCCGTCCGCTCGCCTGGCCGCCGGGTTGA
- a CDS encoding S9 family peptidase — protein sequence MKIRALLAGWIVSVAVVFGAEAAAKKHPITHEELWLMKRIGAPVPSPDGKWVVFSVTEPAYDAKEQSTDLWLKSLTDDTPARRITYTKAPEGGVNWSPDSASIVFTTRREGDEASQIYRLNLNQPGEAERLTSLTLGARSPKFSPDGKQLLFVSDVFPGANDEDAIKKAAKERKDRKYNARAYEQFPPRFWMAWLDDKKAHLFVMDAKAGAKARDLLAGSKLAELPGFGGGQGDDGQNLETEWAPDSSGVVLSVSTNRDAAAREPVYAQLYFVATSGGEPKRLTNDQSSYGNLQFSPDGKTLFCVTDPNTIDKVYDLSRLASFPWPFDAAKKKILTANLDRSVGRYALPEGSDRIYFTFEHAGIEQLHSVSYAGGDVRDEPSMTYGTTGGLNAGGKALVGTWDSVSNPAEIYAFNGALKRLTSFNAEKAATLDLPGVEHFEFKASDGMTIHNMIVRPAGFDAAKKYPLLVVIHGGAANMWHDTFVLRWNYHLLAGTEYVILLTDYKGSTGYGEEFARSIQLDPLRGPGNHVNEAADEAVKRFAFIDGTRMAAAGASYGGHLANWLQATTTRYKCIISHAGEADLIMQWGTSDSIWGREVNSGGPVWGDSAVWREQSPVLQAGNHAKGTGFKTPILVTVGELDFRVPMNNALMWFALNQRLGAPSKLIVFPEAGHWILRGEDSRYWYGEVRGWLAKYLK from the coding sequence ATGAAAATTCGCGCACTGTTGGCCGGTTGGATCGTGTCGGTGGCGGTGGTGTTTGGCGCCGAGGCGGCGGCGAAAAAGCATCCGATCACGCACGAGGAATTGTGGCTGATGAAACGGATCGGCGCGCCGGTGCCGAGCCCCGACGGGAAATGGGTGGTGTTTTCGGTGACGGAGCCCGCCTACGACGCCAAGGAGCAGTCGACCGATCTCTGGCTGAAATCGCTGACCGACGACACACCCGCGCGCCGCATCACCTACACGAAGGCGCCGGAGGGCGGCGTGAACTGGTCGCCGGATTCCGCGAGCATCGTCTTCACGACGCGCCGCGAGGGCGACGAGGCTTCGCAAATCTATCGACTCAATCTCAACCAACCCGGCGAAGCCGAGCGACTGACGAGCCTGACGCTGGGCGCGCGTTCGCCGAAGTTCAGCCCCGACGGCAAGCAGCTGCTCTTCGTGAGCGACGTGTTCCCCGGCGCAAATGACGAGGACGCGATCAAGAAAGCCGCGAAGGAGCGCAAGGATCGCAAATACAACGCGCGCGCCTACGAGCAATTCCCGCCGCGCTTCTGGATGGCCTGGCTCGACGACAAGAAAGCGCACCTCTTCGTGATGGACGCGAAAGCCGGCGCGAAAGCGCGCGATCTCCTCGCCGGCAGCAAGCTGGCCGAGTTGCCCGGCTTCGGCGGCGGGCAGGGCGACGACGGCCAGAACCTCGAGACGGAATGGGCACCGGACAGCAGCGGCGTGGTGCTCAGCGTCTCGACCAACCGCGACGCCGCGGCGCGCGAACCGGTCTACGCGCAGTTGTATTTCGTCGCGACCTCCGGCGGCGAACCGAAGCGCCTGACGAACGACCAGAGCAGCTACGGCAACCTCCAGTTCTCGCCGGACGGCAAGACGCTCTTCTGCGTCACCGACCCGAACACGATCGACAAGGTCTACGACTTGAGCCGCCTCGCGAGTTTTCCGTGGCCGTTCGATGCAGCGAAGAAAAAGATCCTGACCGCCAACCTCGACCGCTCGGTCGGCCGCTACGCGCTGCCTGAGGGCAGCGATCGCATCTACTTCACCTTCGAGCACGCGGGCATCGAGCAGCTCCACTCGGTGAGCTACGCGGGCGGCGATGTGCGCGACGAGCCGTCGATGACCTATGGAACCACCGGCGGCCTCAACGCCGGCGGCAAGGCGCTCGTCGGCACATGGGACAGCGTGTCGAATCCGGCGGAAATCTACGCCTTCAACGGCGCGCTGAAGCGCCTGACGTCATTCAACGCCGAGAAGGCCGCCACGCTCGACTTGCCCGGCGTGGAGCACTTCGAGTTCAAGGCGAGCGACGGCATGACCATCCATAACATGATCGTGCGGCCGGCCGGCTTCGATGCGGCGAAGAAGTATCCGCTCCTCGTCGTCATCCACGGCGGCGCGGCGAACATGTGGCACGACACGTTCGTCCTCCGCTGGAATTACCACCTGCTCGCCGGCACCGAATACGTGATCCTGCTCACCGACTACAAGGGCTCGACCGGCTACGGCGAGGAGTTCGCGCGTTCGATCCAGCTCGATCCGCTGCGCGGCCCGGGCAACCACGTGAACGAGGCCGCCGACGAGGCGGTGAAGCGTTTCGCGTTCATTGACGGCACACGCATGGCCGCAGCGGGCGCCAGCTACGGCGGCCACCTCGCCAACTGGCTGCAGGCGACGACCACGCGCTACAAGTGCATCATATCCCACGCGGGCGAGGCAGACCTCATCATGCAGTGGGGCACGAGCGACAGCATCTGGGGACGTGAGGTGAACAGCGGCGGCCCGGTGTGGGGCGACAGCGCGGTGTGGCGCGAGCAGAGTCCCGTGCTGCAGGCCGGCAATCACGCGAAGGGCACCGGCTTCAAGACGCCGATCCTGGTCACGGTCGGCGAACTCGATTTCCGCGTGCCGATGAACAACGCGCTGATGTGGTTCGCGCTCAATCAACGCCTCGGCGCGCCGAGCAAACTGATCGTCTTCCCCGAGGCCGGCCACTGGATCCTGCGCGGCGAGGACAGCCGCTACTGGTATGGCGAGGTCCGCGGCTGGCTGGCGAAATACCTGAAGTGA
- the tgt gene encoding tRNA guanosine(34) transglycosylase Tgt produces MPAHFDLLKTDTATAARRGRLRTRHGVIETPIFMPVGTQGTVKALTPAQLHEIGAQIILGNTYHLSLRPGSELVRELGGLHAFMGWDGPILTDSGGFQAFSLAKLRDIREDGIAFSSHIDGAKHFLGPREVMQIQSDLGSDIAMVIDECPPWPCTRDECQRAVDRSLRWAKECKQIATDNGFLARGHHVFAIAQGSTFDDLRREAAESLAALDLPGYAVGGVSVGEPEPEMLKQVGATTPFLPADKPRYTMGLGTPPQILKMIALGVDMFDCVHPTRVARNGAAFTPDGLINVRNERYRTDKTPLVEGLDNYTCRHFSRAYLRHLVMANEILASTLLSLHNLHFYLDLVAQARAHIEAGDFAAWSAAWIARYEAGEAAQRG; encoded by the coding sequence ATGCCCGCCCATTTCGACCTTCTGAAGACCGACACCGCCACGGCGGCGCGGCGCGGGCGTCTGCGGACGCGCCACGGCGTGATTGAGACGCCGATTTTCATGCCCGTCGGCACGCAAGGAACGGTGAAGGCGCTCACGCCCGCGCAGCTGCACGAGATCGGCGCGCAGATCATCCTCGGCAACACCTACCATCTCAGCCTGCGCCCCGGCTCGGAACTCGTGCGCGAGCTCGGCGGGTTGCACGCGTTCATGGGTTGGGATGGCCCGATCCTGACCGACAGCGGCGGGTTCCAGGCGTTTTCCCTGGCGAAGCTCCGCGACATCCGCGAGGACGGCATCGCGTTCTCCTCGCACATCGACGGCGCGAAGCACTTCCTCGGGCCGCGCGAGGTGATGCAAATCCAGTCGGACCTCGGCTCCGACATCGCGATGGTGATCGACGAGTGTCCGCCCTGGCCGTGCACGCGCGACGAGTGCCAGCGCGCCGTCGACCGCAGCCTCCGTTGGGCAAAGGAGTGCAAGCAGATCGCCACGGACAACGGCTTCCTCGCGCGCGGGCACCACGTGTTCGCCATCGCGCAAGGCTCGACCTTCGACGACCTGCGGCGCGAGGCCGCCGAGTCGCTCGCGGCGCTCGATCTGCCCGGCTACGCCGTCGGCGGCGTGAGCGTGGGCGAGCCGGAACCGGAGATGTTGAAACAGGTTGGCGCCACCACGCCGTTCCTGCCTGCCGACAAGCCGCGCTACACGATGGGCCTCGGCACGCCGCCGCAGATTTTGAAGATGATCGCGCTCGGCGTGGACATGTTCGACTGCGTGCACCCGACGCGCGTGGCGCGCAACGGCGCGGCCTTCACGCCCGACGGCCTCATCAACGTCCGCAACGAGCGCTACCGCACCGACAAGACGCCGCTGGTCGAGGGCTTGGACAACTACACCTGCCGCCATTTTTCGCGCGCGTATTTGCGCCACCTCGTGATGGCCAACGAGATTTTGGCGAGCACTCTGCTCTCGCTGCACAACCTGCATTTCTACCTCGACCTCGTCGCGCAGGCGCGGGCGCACATCGAGGCCGGCGACTTCGCCGCATGGAGCGCGGCGTGGATCGCGCGCTACGAAGCGGGCGAGGCGGCGCAACGCGGTTGA
- a CDS encoding insulinase family protein — protein MKRPGVCGLIVWSMLWAWSAAAQAPAWPHEHSDIAPSPRVTWGKLENGLRYAILPNTTPAKLVSLRLLVLTGSLHERDDERGYAHFVEHMAFNGTRGFAPGELIKFLQREGVAFGPHVNATTFETHTLYKIDLPEATPATIADGLRVLRDFADGILFEKAEVERERGVLLSEMQTRRSLDLEHMTAVRRFLFPGTLLADRLPIGTESAIKKATPAGLRGFYAAGYRPERMVVIVAGDCASGDVEAAVRAQFAALAVHGPSRPAPVPGDLPPGAEVRATLHAEMRDGVQMDLMAVHLRDDGPDKEERRAQALQLELARAMVRRRLQRLVETRGRVISGFGLHSSATGGRFVAEVLSVAGNAKEWSALLGIAEQAQRSAAELGFDATELAGAKDNLRTTLREEAMRASSVPTPALAQALAATVEEGTVFVMPDERLAARLARLEAVTAQDCQKAWRDEWARGVRRIFVAASPQWIKVAPEKILAAYEQSRTAPVTAATALADTKFAYEDFGPAGAVVQREHVADLDVWQVRFANGVRLNLKRTAFEHGRVHFRLRFGEGRAAEPVEHPGLGLWAGGLVGGGLNKHTNEEMRQAMRGHAVTLNMRAEDDACQMTGATTGDDLRRFLQVATAYLVDPAWRSDDEPRVRRLLGEVYAKNRSQPEGAMQTSVLSFLAGGDTRIGLPAREMTEKHSFATLAAWLKPMLEASPIEVTLVGDLDVDAAIAEVAKTFGTLPTRSEAVPAPTAARKLKLPQPPETRRFSYPAVAGRPTTLVLDWPVRDVLTMTERRRLRLLAGILGDRLRVQIREEKGATYVFDASLVYSETFPGLASLRCRLDVATKSAKKIADQGSAIASELAKKGVTAEELARAQAQAVAGARQQLSRNEFWLDTLDDSQTRPGRLDELRSLEHDYAAATPAELDVLAGRYLGPKNLFRFFIEPKTAK, from the coding sequence ATGAAAAGACCTGGTGTGTGCGGGTTGATCGTTTGGTCCATGCTGTGGGCTTGGTCCGCAGCGGCGCAGGCACCGGCCTGGCCGCACGAACACAGCGATATCGCGCCCAGTCCGCGCGTGACGTGGGGCAAACTCGAGAACGGCCTGCGCTACGCCATCCTGCCGAACACAACGCCCGCGAAGCTGGTGAGCCTGCGCCTGCTCGTGCTCACCGGCTCGCTGCACGAGCGCGACGACGAGCGCGGTTACGCGCATTTCGTCGAGCACATGGCGTTCAACGGCACGCGCGGTTTCGCGCCGGGCGAGCTGATCAAGTTCCTCCAGCGCGAGGGCGTCGCCTTCGGGCCGCACGTGAACGCCACGACCTTCGAAACGCACACCCTCTACAAGATCGACCTGCCCGAGGCGACGCCGGCCACGATCGCCGACGGTCTGCGCGTGCTCCGGGATTTCGCCGACGGGATCCTCTTTGAAAAGGCCGAAGTCGAGCGCGAGCGCGGCGTGCTGCTGAGCGAGATGCAGACGCGGCGTTCGCTGGATTTGGAACACATGACTGCGGTCCGACGTTTTCTTTTTCCCGGCACACTACTGGCGGACCGCCTGCCGATCGGCACCGAGTCGGCCATCAAGAAGGCGACTCCGGCGGGCTTGCGCGGCTTCTACGCCGCGGGCTATCGGCCGGAGCGGATGGTGGTGATCGTCGCCGGGGATTGCGCAAGCGGCGACGTCGAAGCCGCAGTGCGCGCGCAGTTCGCCGCGCTCGCCGTCCACGGTCCGTCACGGCCCGCGCCCGTGCCGGGCGACTTGCCGCCGGGCGCAGAGGTGCGGGCGACGTTGCACGCGGAGATGCGCGACGGCGTGCAAATGGATTTGATGGCGGTGCATCTGCGGGACGATGGGCCGGACAAAGAGGAGCGTCGCGCGCAGGCCCTGCAGCTCGAGCTGGCCCGCGCGATGGTTCGTCGACGCTTGCAGCGCTTGGTCGAGACGCGTGGCCGGGTCATCAGCGGCTTCGGGCTGCATAGCTCCGCCACGGGTGGGCGGTTTGTGGCCGAGGTGCTTTCCGTGGCGGGCAATGCGAAGGAGTGGAGCGCATTGCTCGGCATCGCCGAACAGGCGCAGCGGTCGGCGGCGGAGCTGGGCTTCGATGCCACCGAGCTGGCCGGAGCGAAGGACAATCTGCGCACGACGCTGCGCGAGGAGGCGATGCGCGCGTCTTCGGTGCCGACGCCGGCGCTCGCGCAAGCGCTCGCGGCCACGGTCGAGGAGGGAACGGTCTTCGTGATGCCGGACGAGCGTCTGGCTGCGCGCCTCGCCCGGCTCGAGGCGGTCACGGCGCAGGATTGCCAGAAAGCATGGCGCGACGAGTGGGCGCGCGGCGTGCGCCGGATTTTCGTCGCAGCTTCGCCGCAGTGGATCAAGGTGGCGCCCGAGAAAATTCTCGCCGCTTACGAGCAAAGCCGAACCGCGCCAGTGACGGCGGCGACCGCGCTCGCTGACACGAAATTTGCCTACGAGGATTTCGGCCCGGCGGGAGCGGTTGTCCAACGCGAGCATGTCGCCGACCTCGACGTGTGGCAGGTGCGCTTCGCAAACGGCGTGCGCCTGAACCTGAAGCGCACCGCGTTCGAGCATGGCCGCGTGCATTTCCGCCTCCGCTTCGGTGAAGGACGCGCGGCGGAGCCCGTCGAGCATCCGGGCCTCGGTCTGTGGGCTGGCGGACTCGTGGGGGGCGGCCTGAACAAACACACCAACGAGGAAATGCGGCAAGCCATGCGCGGGCATGCGGTGACGCTCAATATGCGCGCGGAGGACGATGCGTGCCAGATGACGGGAGCAACCACGGGCGACGATTTGCGGCGGTTTTTGCAGGTGGCGACGGCGTATCTCGTCGATCCGGCTTGGCGTTCGGACGACGAGCCGCGCGTGCGCCGGCTGCTCGGCGAAGTCTATGCGAAGAATCGCTCGCAGCCGGAGGGCGCCATGCAGACCTCTGTCCTTTCTTTTCTCGCCGGCGGCGACACGCGGATCGGGTTGCCGGCGCGCGAAATGACCGAGAAGCATTCGTTCGCGACGCTCGCCGCTTGGCTGAAGCCCATGCTCGAAGCGTCGCCGATCGAAGTGACGCTGGTAGGCGATCTCGACGTCGACGCCGCCATCGCCGAGGTGGCGAAGACCTTTGGCACTTTGCCAACGCGGAGTGAAGCGGTGCCAGCGCCGACGGCCGCGCGGAAGCTGAAACTCCCGCAGCCGCCGGAGACGCGCCGCTTCAGCTATCCCGCGGTCGCCGGCCGACCGACGACGCTGGTGCTCGATTGGCCGGTGCGCGATGTGCTGACGATGACCGAGCGCCGTCGTCTGCGATTGCTGGCCGGAATCCTGGGTGATCGGTTGCGGGTGCAAATCCGCGAGGAGAAAGGCGCGACCTACGTGTTCGATGCCTCGCTGGTCTATTCGGAGACTTTTCCCGGATTGGCGTCGCTGCGCTGTCGGCTCGATGTCGCCACGAAATCGGCGAAGAAGATCGCCGATCAGGGCTCTGCCATCGCGAGCGAACTCGCGAAGAAAGGCGTGACCGCTGAGGAACTCGCCCGCGCCCAAGCCCAGGCGGTCGCCGGTGCGCGGCAACAGCTCTCGCGCAATGAATTCTGGCTCGATACCCTGGACGATTCGCAGACGCGTCCCGGTCGTCTCGATGAGCTGCGCAGCCTCGAACACGACTATGCCGCCGCCACGCCGGCCGAGCTCGATGTGCTGGCCGGGCGGTATCTCGGTCCGAAGAATCTCTTCCGCTTCTTCATCGAGCCGAAGACCGCGAAGTAG
- a CDS encoding CotH kinase family protein, whose protein sequence is MKVAPLAFATLALFVGIWSPLHAQPTRGGRASHGSERTERRDDDESPQDESAKAAADPVYAAPVALVSRFDRNGDGRLDAAERAAARDFLAAQPAATGTGANTPRSAAPSATARTLEPVKPGAKVDVAALPDLSARPLYDPATLRTIALAFDDTDWERQLALFASTDIWVPARVTIDGRTYPGVGVRYAPLPVAEPRDSGYKRTLLLRFDFTDPQQRLAGQRELRLLDVFADPTFVRTSLGLDVARESALSAPRSNFVTVAINGENWGVYANVQPFDERFLLENFGTAAGARWTVAAGGGLTYLGDDPQPYRAIYHLDTEESPAAWQALIKLCRTLAQTDPEDLEPALAPLLDVNGALRFLAWENVLMNQGGYRAHGGGYGLYLDPAGRFHLIPLAAETAFRLVETETYERYGGRAGARFGDGNRERPSGRGGARGNREAAAATTSSPPAPASNSPGGAAPTKTPRQQQTDLAMLLSYSFVLKADRDDDQRVTRGEWLDFARGWFTVMDENFAGQLGRAQLIDKFRWFVTPPSMRDGKSRQTYGQDDPAEVIGGEFFAEMDQDHDGQVTRDEFVGAFDRWFTRWMGAKTQQLAQPQIQAGLEKMLPESVFVADANTAAKRDRFIVSDERPDAAKEREGGRGGERGGGRGAGGSGLSLGLPIPGLHVGTDSFRRRSEGGAGGRTLVIQREQLDVLAGADNPRRPLIQKLLAPIILRWRYYGYVHGLASTLTWERLGAMAKQRYELIGAEVERDTHKPDSYEHFIQRLDQDLDSADAEPSLKNIVTERRRFVLDDEFVQRHPDGK, encoded by the coding sequence ATGAAAGTCGCTCCGCTCGCCTTCGCCACCCTGGCTCTGTTCGTCGGTATCTGGTCGCCCCTGCACGCCCAACCGACCCGCGGCGGCCGTGCCTCGCACGGGAGCGAACGCACCGAGCGCCGGGACGATGACGAGTCACCGCAAGACGAGTCCGCCAAGGCTGCCGCCGACCCCGTCTACGCCGCACCGGTCGCCCTGGTTTCCCGGTTTGATCGCAACGGCGACGGACGGCTCGACGCCGCGGAACGCGCGGCGGCTCGCGATTTCCTCGCCGCCCAGCCCGCAGCAACCGGCACCGGCGCCAACACCCCGCGCTCCGCCGCGCCTTCCGCGACCGCGCGCACGCTCGAGCCGGTGAAACCCGGGGCGAAAGTCGACGTCGCCGCGTTGCCCGACCTTTCCGCTCGTCCGCTCTACGATCCGGCCACGCTACGCACCATCGCCCTCGCATTCGACGACACCGATTGGGAACGCCAGCTCGCGCTCTTCGCCTCGACCGACATCTGGGTGCCCGCGCGCGTGACGATCGATGGTCGCACCTACCCCGGCGTCGGCGTGCGCTACGCGCCCTTGCCCGTGGCGGAGCCGCGGGACTCCGGCTACAAGCGCACGCTGCTCCTGCGTTTCGATTTCACGGACCCGCAGCAACGCCTCGCCGGCCAGCGCGAGTTGCGCCTGTTGGACGTTTTCGCCGACCCGACCTTCGTGCGCACTTCGCTCGGCCTCGACGTCGCGCGAGAATCCGCGCTGTCCGCGCCGCGCAGCAACTTCGTCACTGTCGCGATCAACGGTGAAAACTGGGGCGTCTACGCGAACGTCCAGCCGTTCGACGAACGCTTCCTGCTCGAAAACTTCGGCACGGCCGCCGGCGCACGTTGGACCGTGGCGGCCGGCGGCGGCCTCACCTACCTCGGCGACGATCCGCAACCGTATCGAGCGATCTATCACCTCGACACCGAGGAGTCGCCCGCCGCGTGGCAAGCGCTCATCAAACTCTGCCGGACGCTCGCGCAAACTGATCCGGAAGATCTCGAGCCAGCGCTCGCCCCGCTCCTCGACGTGAACGGCGCGCTACGCTTTCTCGCTTGGGAAAACGTGCTGATGAACCAAGGCGGCTACCGCGCTCACGGTGGCGGTTACGGCCTCTATCTGGATCCGGCGGGCCGCTTTCACCTCATACCGCTCGCCGCCGAAACCGCGTTTCGCCTCGTCGAGACCGAGACCTACGAACGCTACGGCGGCCGCGCGGGCGCGCGCTTCGGGGACGGAAACCGGGAACGGCCGTCCGGTCGCGGCGGCGCGCGGGGCAACCGCGAAGCGGCGGCAGCGACAACCTCGTCCCCGCCCGCTCCGGCCAGCAATTCTCCCGGCGGCGCCGCGCCCACCAAAACGCCGCGCCAGCAGCAAACCGACCTCGCCATGTTGCTCAGTTACAGCTTCGTCCTGAAAGCCGACCGCGACGACGACCAACGCGTCACGCGCGGCGAGTGGCTCGATTTCGCCCGCGGTTGGTTCACGGTGATGGACGAAAATTTCGCCGGCCAGCTCGGCCGCGCCCAGTTGATCGACAAGTTCCGCTGGTTCGTCACGCCGCCCTCGATGCGCGATGGCAAGAGCCGCCAGACCTACGGGCAGGACGATCCCGCCGAGGTGATCGGCGGCGAGTTCTTCGCGGAAATGGATCAGGATCACGATGGCCAGGTGACGCGAGACGAGTTCGTCGGCGCCTTCGATCGCTGGTTCACACGCTGGATGGGCGCGAAGACCCAGCAGCTCGCTCAACCGCAAATCCAAGCCGGCTTGGAGAAGATGTTGCCGGAATCCGTCTTCGTCGCCGATGCGAACACCGCCGCGAAACGCGACCGCTTCATCGTCAGCGACGAGCGCCCCGACGCCGCGAAGGAACGCGAGGGCGGACGCGGCGGCGAGCGGGGCGGCGGGCGCGGTGCAGGCGGCAGCGGCCTCAGTCTAGGCCTGCCGATTCCGGGTCTGCACGTGGGCACCGACAGCTTCCGTCGCCGCAGTGAAGGCGGCGCCGGCGGACGCACGCTCGTCATCCAACGCGAGCAACTCGACGTGCTGGCCGGCGCGGACAACCCGCGTCGCCCATTGATTCAGAAACTGCTCGCACCGATTATCCTTCGCTGGCGCTACTACGGCTATGTGCACGGGCTGGCGAGCACGCTGACTTGGGAGCGCCTCGGCGCGATGGCCAAACAGCGCTACGAGCTCATCGGCGCCGAAGTGGAGCGCGACACGCACAAACCCGACAGCTACGAGCACTTCATTCAACGGCTCGATCAAGATCTCGACTCGGCCGACGCCGAGCCGAGTCTCAAAAACATCGTCACCGAACGCCGCCGTTTCGTCCTCGATGACGAGTTCGTGCAGCGCCACCCGGACGGGAAATAG
- the nrdR gene encoding transcriptional regulator NrdR, with translation MRCPKCTSIEDKVIDSRIARDGNTIRRRRECLECSHRFTTNESLVRDSLIVVKRDGRTEPFMRDKLVAAVRAACHKRPIDGEQIYMLVEDVIDAVEAGYESQVPTKAIGEQVMLRLRKLDQVAYVRFASVYKEFRDVGEFVDEITSLAPFPEGTTPKPKK, from the coding sequence ATGCGCTGCCCGAAGTGCACTTCCATCGAGGATAAGGTCATCGACTCCCGCATCGCGCGCGACGGAAACACCATCCGCCGCCGCCGCGAATGCCTCGAGTGCAGCCACCGTTTCACGACCAACGAGTCGCTCGTCCGCGATAGCCTCATCGTCGTGAAGCGCGACGGCCGCACCGAGCCGTTCATGCGCGACAAGCTCGTCGCCGCCGTGCGCGCCGCCTGCCACAAGCGCCCGATCGACGGCGAGCAGATCTACATGCTCGTCGAAGACGTGATCGACGCCGTCGAAGCCGGCTACGAAAGCCAGGTGCCGACCAAGGCCATCGGCGAACAAGTCATGCTGCGCCTGCGCAAGCTCGACCAAGTCGCCTACGTCCGCTTCGCCAGCGTCTACAAGGAATTCCGCGACGTCGGCGAGTTCGTCGACGAAATCACGAGCCTTGCCCCGTTTCCCGAAGGCACTACACCGAAGCCGAAGAAATGA